From a single Equus asinus isolate D_3611 breed Donkey chromosome 2, EquAss-T2T_v2, whole genome shotgun sequence genomic region:
- the NSMCE3 gene encoding non-structural maintenance of chromosomes element 3 homolog codes for MLQKPRSRGRPSAQAERVREGGRGGDGRAPRGGVAEEAPSTSRGPGGSQEARCPSSQGGRRAEASPAVGPRSQKQLELKVAELVQFLLIKDQKKIPIKRTDILKHVVGDYKDIFPDLLKLAAQRLEYVFGYKLVELEPKSNSYILINTLEPVEEDAEVRGDQGTPTTGLLMIVLGLIFMKGNTIKETEVWDFLRRLGVYPTKKHLIFGDPKKLITEDFVRQRYLEYRRIPHTDPVDYEFQWGPRTNLETSKMKVLKFVAKVHNQDPKDWPAQYCEALADEEARARPETGGPAPSS; via the coding sequence ATGCTGCAGAAGCCGAGGAGCCGGGGCCGCCCTAGCGCCCAGGCCGAGAGGGTGAGGGAGGGGGGCCGCGGCGGAGACGGCCGGGCCCCGAGAGGCGGTGTCGCCGAGGAGGCCCCGAGCACCTCCCGCGGCCCGGGCGGCTCGCAGGAAGCCCGCTGCCCCTCGTCGCAGGGCGGCCGCCGGGCCGAGGCCTCCCCCGCGGTGGGGCCCCGCTCCCAGAAGCAGCTGGAGCTGAAGGTGGCGGAGCTGGTGCAGTTCCTGCTGATTAAGGACCAGAAGAAGATCCCGATCAAGCGGACGGACATCCTGAAGCACGTCGTCGGGGACTACAAGGACATCTTCCCGGACCTTCTCAAACTGGCCGCCCAGCGCCTCGAGTACGTCTTCGGGTACAAGCTGGTGGAGCTGGAACCCAAGAGCAACTCCTACATCCTTATCAACACGCTAGAACCCGTGGAGGAGGATGCCGAGGTGAGAGGCGACCAGGGCACGCCGACCACCGGCCTGCTGATGATTGTTCTGGGGCTCATCTTCATGAAGGGTAACACCATCAAGGAGACCGAAGTGTGGGACTTCCTGCGTCGCCTGGGGGTGTACCCCACAAAGAAGCATTTAATTTTTGGGGACCCAAAGAAACTGATTACCGAAGACTTTGTGCGGCAGCGTTACCTGGAGTACCGGCGGATACCCCACACTGACCCCGTGGACTATGAGTTCCAGTGGGGCCCGCGAACCAACTTGGAGACCAGCAAGATGAAAGTTCTTAAGTTTGTGGCCAAAGTCCACAATCAAGACCCCAAGGACTGGCCAGCGCAGTACTGTGAGGCTTTGGCAGATGAGGAGGCCAGGGCCAGGCCTGAGACGGGTGGCCCAGCCCCGTCCTCTTGA